A genomic stretch from Actinomadura rubteroloni includes:
- a CDS encoding ABC transporter substrate-binding protein, whose translation MFRRFRGRAAAAAMILLAGSGALTACGGDDSSGKNAPLRLGYFPNITHATALVGVEKGIFAKHLGTAPKTATFNAGPAAVEALFSGAIDATFVGPNPSINAWSQSHGKAIKIYSGAASGGVSLIVKPTIKAAADLKGKKIATPQLGNTQDVALRYWLKQQGLTANKDGSGDVKVVPQDNAQTLQTFAQGSIDGAWVPEPYASRLIIEGKGKKLLDESSLWPGGKFVITNLIVSQKYAKAHPDKVKQLLEGVVEATDYINNNKADAEKTANAALTKLSGKPLKQDVLDAAFKQIQFTEDPVSSSLFAGAQHAEQIGLLAKTDLTGIYDLGPLNEVLKASGKAQVSDK comes from the coding sequence ATGTTCCGTAGGTTCCGCGGGCGCGCGGCCGCAGCAGCCATGATCCTTCTCGCCGGATCGGGTGCGCTGACCGCCTGTGGCGGCGACGACTCCTCCGGCAAGAACGCGCCCCTGCGGCTCGGTTACTTCCCGAACATCACGCACGCGACCGCGCTCGTCGGCGTCGAGAAGGGCATCTTCGCCAAGCACCTCGGCACGGCCCCGAAGACCGCGACGTTCAACGCCGGCCCGGCCGCCGTCGAGGCGCTGTTCTCCGGCGCGATCGACGCGACGTTCGTCGGCCCGAACCCGTCGATCAACGCGTGGTCGCAGTCGCACGGCAAGGCCATCAAGATCTACTCGGGCGCGGCGTCGGGCGGCGTCTCGCTCATCGTCAAGCCCACGATCAAGGCCGCGGCCGACCTCAAGGGCAAGAAGATCGCGACGCCGCAGCTCGGCAACACCCAGGACGTCGCGCTGCGCTACTGGCTCAAGCAGCAGGGCCTCACGGCCAACAAGGACGGCAGCGGCGACGTCAAGGTCGTCCCGCAGGACAACGCGCAGACGCTCCAGACGTTCGCGCAGGGCTCCATCGACGGCGCGTGGGTGCCCGAGCCCTACGCGTCCCGGCTGATCATCGAGGGCAAGGGCAAGAAGCTCCTCGACGAGAGCTCGCTGTGGCCCGGCGGCAAGTTCGTCATCACCAACCTCATCGTCAGCCAGAAGTACGCCAAGGCCCACCCCGACAAGGTGAAGCAGCTCCTGGAGGGCGTGGTCGAGGCGACCGACTACATCAACAACAACAAGGCCGACGCCGAGAAGACCGCCAACGCGGCCCTCACCAAGCTCAGCGGCAAGCCGCTCAAGCAGGACGTCCTGGACGCGGCGTTCAAGCAGATCCAGTTCACCGAGGACCCGGTCTCCTCGTCGCTGTTCGCCGGCGCGCAGCACGCCGAGCAGATCGGCCTCCTGGCCAAGACCGACCTCACCGGCATCTACGACCTCGGCCCCCTCAACGAGGTCCTCAAGGCGAGCGGAAAGGCACAGGTCTCCGACAAATGA
- a CDS encoding FtsB family cell division protein encodes MARDASEDTGDTGRRGDGAPAGPPRPGLGHALTGRAAILAVVVCAIALSLAYPVREYVAQRQEIAQLEHRQAEARRQVDELTRHKQRLGDRSYIEREARRRLRYCMPDEKCYIVLDGGDGDGTPAGGNGTGRRPPWYETLWRSVRDADRPR; translated from the coding sequence ATGGCCCGGGACGCGAGCGAGGACACCGGCGACACCGGCCGCCGGGGCGACGGCGCCCCGGCGGGCCCGCCGCGCCCCGGGCTCGGCCACGCGCTGACCGGCCGCGCGGCGATCCTCGCGGTCGTCGTCTGCGCGATCGCGCTGAGCCTCGCCTACCCGGTCCGCGAGTACGTGGCGCAGCGCCAGGAGATCGCGCAACTGGAGCACCGGCAGGCCGAGGCGCGGCGGCAGGTGGACGAGCTGACGCGGCACAAGCAGCGGCTCGGCGACCGGTCCTACATCGAGCGCGAGGCCCGCCGGCGGCTGCGCTACTGCATGCCGGACGAGAAGTGCTACATCGTGCTGGACGGCGGCGACGGCGACGGGACACCGGCGGGCGGGAACGGCACCGGCCGCCGTCCGCCCTGGTACGAGACGCTGTGGCGGTCCGTGCGGGACGCCGACCGCCCGCGCTGA
- a CDS encoding ABC transporter ATP-binding protein, producing the protein MTQAVPAAESRTADTAVRLDGVSKAFGSGGNRLLALDNVSLSVAPGEFVCLLGASGCGKSTLLNLVAALDRPTAGTIDTGDARVAMMFQEPALFPWLTVGANVELALKARGVPRAERRERATALLASVHLREFGRKRPHQLSGGMRQRVALARALALTVNDDGAAGGTVLLMDEPFGALDAMTRDLLHDELERIWTERSLSIVFVTHNVREAVRLGDRVVLLSSRPGRVVEEFPVPMDRPRRIDSPEVSGLAAHITDRLREEVGRHGA; encoded by the coding sequence ATGACACAGGCCGTCCCGGCCGCCGAGAGCCGGACCGCCGACACGGCGGTCCGGCTCGACGGCGTCTCCAAAGCCTTCGGTTCCGGCGGGAACCGGCTGCTGGCACTCGACAACGTGTCCCTGTCCGTCGCGCCCGGCGAGTTCGTCTGCCTGCTCGGCGCGTCCGGTTGCGGCAAGAGCACGCTCCTCAACCTCGTCGCGGCCCTGGACCGTCCCACCGCCGGGACGATCGACACCGGCGACGCCCGCGTCGCGATGATGTTCCAGGAGCCCGCGCTGTTCCCGTGGCTCACCGTCGGCGCGAACGTCGAGCTGGCGCTCAAGGCGCGGGGCGTCCCGCGCGCCGAGCGGCGCGAGCGCGCCACCGCCCTGCTCGCGTCGGTCCACCTGCGCGAGTTCGGCCGCAAGCGCCCGCACCAGCTCTCCGGCGGGATGCGCCAGCGCGTGGCGCTCGCCCGCGCGCTCGCCCTCACCGTCAACGACGACGGCGCGGCGGGCGGCACCGTCCTGCTCATGGACGAGCCGTTCGGCGCGCTCGACGCCATGACCCGCGACCTGCTCCACGACGAGCTGGAGCGCATCTGGACGGAGCGGTCGCTGAGCATCGTGTTCGTCACCCACAACGTCCGCGAGGCCGTGCGCCTCGGCGACCGGGTCGTGCTGCTCAGCAGCCGTCCCGGCCGCGTCGTGGAGGAGTTCCCCGTGCCGATGGACCGCCCCCGGCGGATCGACTCGCCCGAAGTGTCGGGTCTCGCCGCGCACATCACCGACCGGCTGCGCGAGGAGGTCGGACGTCATGGCGCATGA
- a CDS encoding ABC transporter permease: MAHDTAHKRDTGDRLNRELAGLDALELGGHPGRDRLSRVWNAVWPMFTAVLIALAAWQIVVWTGWKEPWVLPGPGDTLPVFWDQVTSGRFWEAVGLTMQRAAIGFAASVLVGVVVGTLVSRFRVLRRAFGSLITGLQTMPSIAWFPLAILLFKLSESAILFVVVLGAAPSIANGLIAGVDYTPPILLRAGKVMGLRGLNLYRHLIMPASLPSFVAGLKQGWAFAWRSLMAGELLVIIGDTTSLGVLLSQARELNNTADMISYMIVILIIGIFIDQVFGAVDNAIRSRWGLDAGD, from the coding sequence ATGGCGCATGACACCGCGCACAAGCGCGACACCGGCGACCGGCTGAACCGCGAGCTGGCGGGCCTGGACGCGCTGGAACTCGGCGGCCACCCCGGCCGCGACCGGCTCTCGCGGGTCTGGAACGCGGTGTGGCCGATGTTCACGGCCGTCCTCATCGCGCTCGCCGCGTGGCAGATCGTCGTCTGGACGGGTTGGAAGGAGCCCTGGGTCCTGCCCGGCCCCGGCGACACGCTGCCGGTGTTCTGGGACCAGGTCACGAGCGGCCGGTTCTGGGAGGCCGTCGGGCTGACGATGCAGCGCGCGGCGATCGGGTTCGCGGCGTCGGTGCTGGTCGGCGTGGTCGTCGGGACCCTGGTGTCCCGGTTCCGGGTGCTGCGGCGCGCGTTCGGGTCGCTGATCACCGGGCTCCAGACGATGCCGTCGATCGCGTGGTTCCCGCTGGCGATCCTGCTGTTCAAGCTGAGCGAGAGCGCGATCCTGTTCGTGGTCGTGCTCGGCGCCGCGCCGTCGATCGCCAACGGCCTGATCGCGGGCGTGGACTACACGCCGCCGATCCTGCTGCGCGCCGGGAAGGTCATGGGGCTGCGCGGGCTGAACCTGTACCGGCACCTGATCATGCCCGCGTCGCTGCCGTCGTTCGTGGCGGGGCTCAAGCAGGGCTGGGCGTTCGCGTGGCGCAGCCTGATGGCGGGCGAGCTGCTGGTGATCATCGGGGACACCACGTCGCTCGGCGTGCTGCTGTCGCAGGCGCGGGAGCTGAACAACACCGCCGACATGATCTCCTACATGATCGTCATCCTGATCATCGGGATCTTCATCGACCAGGTGTTCGGCGCCGTCGACAACGCGATCCGGTCGCGCTGGGGGCTGGACGCGGGCGACTGA
- a CDS encoding sensor histidine kinase — protein sequence MRRPGGGGAARPAAAGNGPPQDASDNSDNSDNQEPAGRARRGRIMRLVPRWRQPPRIRLRVTLSAILITAVLTLAVYVLLLLLIRRQEVSSVDHELGQESSRLVAIVQGGLPDDGRILTGDSQELLQVIGPGGKIAAANEEMIGEPPVAFPPPGRGEERRLGTACGISAPGGRCFRVFVRRAVTAHGEFFAYALLPAPGLVPRPGEAAVLAIGIPLVTGLIGAGTWRAAGRTLRPVDEIRADLDEITASDLQRRVPVPPRDDEISRLAASVNATLDRLEAAVARQRGFVSDVSHELRSPLAGLRTELEVALADPDASDVRETLDATLRSADRLQAVVEDLLALARLDSSDRGPDEPVELHGLADQEVLRRPRRSRIIVPDGDPVTVRGSPRDLARLFTNLIDNADRHAASEVIVRIGTLPGSYAVVEVVDDGTGIAPEDRERIFERFTRLAEGQHRDAGGTGLGLAIARDIAAAHQGSLVLQDRADGQEGARFVLLLPMQAE from the coding sequence ATGCGCCGACCCGGCGGTGGCGGGGCCGCCCGTCCCGCCGCGGCCGGGAACGGCCCTCCGCAGGACGCGTCCGACAACTCCGACAACTCCGACAACCAGGAACCGGCCGGCCGTGCGCGGCGCGGCCGGATCATGCGGCTGGTGCCCCGCTGGCGCCAGCCGCCGCGGATCCGGCTGCGCGTGACGCTGTCGGCGATCCTGATCACGGCGGTGCTGACGCTCGCCGTGTACGTCCTGCTGCTCCTGCTCATCCGGCGGCAGGAGGTCTCCTCCGTCGACCACGAACTCGGGCAGGAGTCCAGCCGGCTCGTCGCGATCGTCCAGGGCGGGCTGCCCGACGACGGCCGGATCCTGACCGGCGACTCCCAGGAGCTGCTCCAGGTCATCGGGCCGGGCGGAAAGATCGCCGCCGCCAACGAGGAGATGATCGGCGAGCCGCCGGTCGCGTTCCCGCCGCCCGGCCGCGGCGAGGAGCGCCGGCTCGGCACGGCGTGCGGGATCTCCGCGCCGGGCGGGCGCTGCTTCCGGGTGTTCGTCCGGCGGGCGGTGACGGCGCACGGCGAGTTCTTCGCCTACGCGCTGCTGCCTGCGCCGGGCCTGGTCCCGCGTCCCGGCGAGGCGGCGGTCCTCGCGATCGGGATCCCGCTGGTCACCGGGCTGATCGGCGCCGGGACGTGGCGGGCCGCGGGCCGGACGCTGCGCCCGGTGGACGAGATCCGCGCCGACCTGGACGAGATCACCGCGTCCGACCTGCAACGGCGGGTGCCCGTCCCGCCGCGCGACGACGAGATCTCGCGGCTGGCCGCGTCGGTGAACGCGACGCTGGACCGGCTGGAGGCGGCGGTGGCGCGTCAGCGCGGCTTCGTGTCGGACGTGTCGCACGAGCTGCGCAGCCCCCTCGCCGGGCTGCGCACCGAGCTGGAGGTGGCGCTCGCCGATCCGGACGCGTCCGACGTCCGGGAGACGCTGGACGCGACGCTGCGCAGCGCCGACCGGCTCCAGGCCGTGGTGGAGGACCTGCTGGCGCTGGCGCGGCTGGACTCCTCCGATCGCGGCCCGGACGAGCCCGTCGAGCTGCACGGCCTCGCCGACCAGGAGGTGCTGCGCCGTCCGCGCCGCTCGCGGATCATCGTGCCGGACGGCGACCCGGTGACGGTCCGGGGATCGCCGCGCGACCTGGCCCGGCTGTTCACCAACCTCATCGACAACGCCGACCGGCACGCCGCGTCGGAGGTGATCGTGCGGATCGGGACGCTGCCCGGGAGCTACGCGGTCGTCGAGGTGGTGGACGACGGCACCGGCATCGCCCCGGAGGACCGCGAGCGGATCTTCGAGCGGTTCACCCGGCTGGCCGAGGGGCAGCACCGCGACGCGGGCGGCACCGGGCTCGGCCTCGCCATCGCGCGGGACATCGCGGCGGCGCACCAGGGCTCGCTCGTGCTGCAGGACCGCGCGGACGGCCAGGAGGGCGCCCGCTTTGTCCTGCTACTTCCCATGCAGGCGGAATAA
- a CDS encoding DUF501 domain-containing protein, whose translation MIDATDEAAVAAQLGRTPRGIRRVAYRCPCGRPAVIETAPRLPDGTPFPTLFYLTCPKAASAIGTLEGSGVMREMQARLAEDSELAAAYRAAHDDYLARRDAAAAEDGVEPLPAGTQSAGGMPERVKCLHALIAHELAVPGANPFGREALDALPEWWRSGPCVRPEAEEER comes from the coding sequence ATGATCGACGCAACAGACGAGGCCGCCGTCGCGGCCCAGCTCGGCCGTACGCCCCGCGGGATCCGGCGGGTGGCGTACCGTTGCCCGTGCGGACGGCCCGCGGTGATCGAGACGGCGCCGCGCCTCCCCGACGGAACGCCGTTCCCGACCCTGTTCTATCTGACCTGCCCGAAGGCCGCGTCCGCGATCGGGACGCTGGAGGGAAGCGGCGTGATGCGCGAGATGCAGGCCAGGCTCGCCGAGGACTCGGAGCTGGCCGCCGCCTACCGGGCCGCGCACGACGACTACCTGGCCCGCCGCGACGCGGCGGCGGCCGAGGACGGCGTCGAGCCGCTGCCCGCCGGGACGCAGAGCGCCGGGGGCATGCCCGAGCGGGTCAAGTGCCTGCACGCGCTGATCGCGCACGAGCTGGCCGTGCCGGGCGCCAACCCGTTCGGCCGGGAGGCGCTGGACGCGCTGCCCGAGTGGTGGCGGTCGGGACCCTGCGTCCGGCCGGAAGCGGAGGAGGAACGGTGA
- a CDS encoding response regulator transcription factor yields the protein MTAGRLLVVEDDDVIGTELAEALGAQGYTAEWAPDGADALARAAERPPDLILLDLGLPDMDGVTLCRKLRTLLADTVIVVLTARTREFEVVVALDAGADDYLTKPFRLTELMARLRAHLRRSGAARAGERFLTRGGLTLDLAARRASFHGTEIRLRPKEFDLLACLAASAGEVVTREALIDRVWDVHWFGPTKTLDVHISALRRKLAEHGAGPTSITTLRGRGYRFEA from the coding sequence ATGACGGCGGGACGGCTGCTCGTCGTCGAGGACGACGACGTCATCGGCACCGAGCTGGCCGAGGCCCTCGGCGCCCAGGGCTACACGGCCGAGTGGGCGCCCGACGGCGCCGACGCGCTCGCCCGCGCCGCCGAGCGCCCGCCGGACCTGATCCTGCTGGACCTCGGCCTGCCCGACATGGACGGCGTCACGCTGTGCCGCAAGCTCCGCACGCTGCTCGCCGACACCGTCATCGTCGTCCTCACCGCCCGCACCCGCGAGTTCGAGGTCGTCGTGGCGCTGGACGCGGGCGCCGACGACTACCTGACCAAGCCGTTCCGGCTGACCGAGCTGATGGCCCGGCTGCGCGCCCACCTGCGGCGCAGCGGCGCGGCCCGCGCGGGGGAGCGGTTCCTGACGCGGGGCGGCCTCACGCTGGACCTCGCGGCGCGGCGCGCGAGCTTCCACGGCACCGAGATCCGGCTGCGGCCGAAGGAGTTCGACCTGCTGGCGTGCCTGGCGGCCAGCGCGGGCGAGGTCGTGACGCGCGAGGCGCTGATCGACCGGGTGTGGGACGTCCACTGGTTCGGCCCGACCAAGACGCTGGACGTCCACATCTCGGCGCTGCGCCGCAAGCTCGCCGAGCACGGCGCCGGCCCGACGTCGATCACGACGCTGCGCGGGCGCGGCTACCGCTTCGAGGCATGA
- a CDS encoding Ppx/GppA phosphatase family protein, which yields MTRVAAVDCGTNSVRLLVADVAGAALTDVERRMEIVRLGEGVDRTGRLSDAALDRTFTAMRGYAELIARHGAEKVRVVATSATRDAANRDAFVAGVVEIFGTAPEVVTGEEEAALSFAGATRELMELRPARPYLVVDIGGGSTEFVLGGSSVRAARSVDIGCVRMTERHLKDGDPPSPGQISAAVADIDAALRLVRASVPVDEARTLVGLAGSVTTVAGIALELPEYDSGRIHLSRITAGQVHDVTRDLLHASRAERSEIGVMHPGRVDVIGAGALILDRIMREFGFGAVIVSEHDILDGIAWSLA from the coding sequence GTGACGCGCGTCGCGGCCGTGGACTGCGGCACCAACTCGGTCCGGCTGCTCGTCGCCGACGTCGCCGGCGCGGCGCTCACCGACGTCGAGCGGCGGATGGAGATCGTCCGGCTCGGCGAGGGCGTGGACCGCACCGGACGGCTGTCGGACGCCGCCCTGGACCGGACGTTCACCGCCATGCGCGGCTACGCCGAGCTGATCGCGCGGCACGGCGCGGAGAAGGTCCGGGTCGTCGCGACGAGCGCGACCCGCGACGCCGCCAACCGGGACGCGTTCGTCGCGGGCGTCGTGGAGATCTTCGGGACGGCCCCCGAGGTCGTCACGGGCGAGGAGGAGGCGGCGCTGTCGTTCGCGGGCGCGACCCGGGAACTGATGGAGCTGCGTCCGGCCCGTCCATACCTGGTCGTGGACATCGGCGGCGGCTCGACCGAGTTCGTGCTCGGCGGCTCGTCGGTGCGCGCGGCGCGGTCGGTGGACATCGGGTGCGTCCGGATGACCGAGCGGCACCTGAAGGACGGCGACCCGCCGTCGCCGGGCCAGATCAGCGCGGCCGTGGCCGACATCGACGCGGCGCTGCGGCTCGTCCGCGCGTCCGTGCCGGTGGACGAGGCGCGCACGCTCGTCGGTCTGGCGGGCTCGGTGACGACGGTCGCGGGCATCGCGCTGGAACTGCCCGAATACGACTCCGGGCGCATCCACCTGAGCCGGATCACGGCGGGCCAGGTGCACGACGTGACCCGCGACCTGCTGCACGCGTCCCGCGCGGAACGCTCCGAGATCGGCGTGATGCACCCGGGGCGCGTGGACGTCATCGGCGCGGGCGCGCTCATCCTGGACCGCATCATGCGCGAGTTCGGGTTCGGGGCCGTGATCGTCAGCGAGCACGACATCCTCGACGGCATCGCCTGGTCCCTGGCCTGA
- the eno gene encoding phosphopyruvate hydratase, producing the protein MSSIEAVLAREILDSRGNPTVEVEVLLADGTEARAAVPSGASTGQFEAVELRDGGDRYNGKGVRDAVRAVNETVDEKLVGYPVAEQRLIDQLLIDLDGTPAKSVLGANAILGVSLAVAKAAAESAGLPLFRYVGGPNAHLLPVPMMNILNGGAHADTNVDVQEFMIAPIGAPTFSEALRWGTETYHALKSVLKAKGLSTGLGDEGGFAPDLPSNREALDLILEAIRKAGFTPGRDIALALDVAASEFHDAGTYAFEGGKKSADEMAAYYAGLLADYPLVSIEDPLDEEDWTGWKSLTDAVGGRVQLVGDDLFVTNPERLARGIETGTANALLVKVNQIGSLTETLDAVTLAQTSGYRCMMSHRSGETEDTTIADLAVATNCGQIKTGAPARSDRVAKYNQLLRIEELLDDAARYAGAAAFPRFSAED; encoded by the coding sequence GTGTCGTCGATCGAGGCCGTCCTCGCCCGGGAGATCCTGGACTCCAGGGGCAACCCCACCGTCGAGGTCGAGGTCCTGCTCGCCGACGGCACCGAGGCCCGCGCCGCCGTGCCGAGCGGTGCGTCCACCGGCCAGTTCGAGGCCGTCGAGCTGCGCGACGGCGGCGACCGCTACAACGGCAAGGGCGTGCGCGACGCCGTCCGGGCCGTCAACGAGACGGTGGACGAGAAGCTCGTCGGCTACCCCGTCGCCGAGCAGCGCCTGATCGACCAGCTCCTCATCGACCTGGACGGCACGCCCGCCAAGTCCGTCCTCGGCGCCAACGCCATCCTCGGCGTGAGCCTCGCGGTCGCCAAGGCCGCCGCCGAGTCGGCCGGGCTGCCGCTGTTCCGCTACGTCGGCGGGCCGAACGCGCACCTGCTGCCCGTCCCGATGATGAACATCCTGAACGGCGGCGCGCACGCCGACACCAACGTGGACGTCCAGGAGTTCATGATCGCGCCGATCGGCGCGCCCACGTTCTCCGAGGCGCTGCGCTGGGGCACCGAGACCTACCACGCGCTGAAGTCGGTGCTGAAGGCCAAGGGCCTGAGCACCGGGCTCGGCGACGAGGGCGGCTTCGCCCCCGACCTGCCGAGCAACCGCGAGGCGCTGGACCTCATCCTGGAGGCGATCCGCAAGGCCGGGTTCACCCCCGGCCGCGACATCGCGCTCGCGCTCGACGTCGCCGCCAGCGAGTTCCACGACGCCGGGACCTACGCGTTCGAGGGCGGCAAGAAGTCCGCCGACGAGATGGCCGCCTACTACGCGGGCCTGCTCGCCGACTACCCGCTCGTCTCCATCGAGGACCCCCTGGACGAGGAGGACTGGACGGGCTGGAAGTCCCTCACCGACGCCGTCGGCGGACGCGTCCAGCTCGTCGGCGACGACCTGTTCGTCACCAACCCCGAGCGGCTCGCGCGCGGCATCGAGACCGGCACCGCCAACGCGCTGCTGGTCAAGGTCAACCAGATCGGCAGCCTCACCGAGACGCTGGACGCCGTCACCCTCGCCCAGACCAGCGGCTACCGCTGCATGATGAGCCACCGGTCCGGCGAGACCGAGGACACCACGATCGCCGACCTCGCCGTCGCGACCAACTGCGGCCAGATCAAGACCGGCGCGCCCGCCCGCAGCGACCGCGTCGCCAAGTACAACCAGCTCCTGCGGATCGAGGAGCTGCTGGACGACGCGGCCCGCTACGCCGGCGCCGCCGCCTTCCCGCGCTTCTCCGCCGAGGACTGA